The following proteins are co-located in the Pomacea canaliculata isolate SZHN2017 linkage group LG10, ASM307304v1, whole genome shotgun sequence genome:
- the LOC112574308 gene encoding vicilin-like seed storage protein At2g18540 isoform X2, with translation MGEITVVDDKQILQNVFYQYETECKGELTPIQVQTLHSDMRIGGLSFEQVTAAIQYTCVEHVCTMSELKDLLQEMDRRYFLLQDLRWEFSVLDREGKDTITIEQARWLTQAVHGKYFSRRKWDHFLKSRPVPESRIGFAEIEVLLCELPSRASLEEEERLQQQEEKEKLWRKIEFEEALKQERENMKKEKELEKKKKIKAKEDKEEERRREEEQRTRLEEEKLRIEQEKKGEKEKDNNLDILREEAEKAEKEASDRLQDVTRRKRGASDKERRELEDEEKRLHKVAKENKHKRIRIQLKVAIKSQEKFQLEYSIKEFQKAELSDDDMDLEKAVQLLRKISAKDGLHQAMNKREITELERAMAFVREHGYHADLEKEMASAGHLLGRLKRLERIRHEILELKQSTVAEIRSYTNPPPVVHSVMTAVFLLLGHKEKETKDWKAVQALVGKTGKESLKRRCLELKSDSLTDNIVQRAKALLEKFALDEVRDISAGAATFYVWATATIEDFLDRGDKGESTPEV, from the exons ATGGGAGAGATCACTGTGGTAGACGACAAGCAAAtcttacaaaatgtattttatcaatATGAAACCGAGTGCAAAGGAGAGCTAACTCCAATCCAGGTCCAGACACTTCATAGTGACATGAGAATAGGTGGCCTCAGTTTTGAGCAG GTAACTGCAGCCATCCAATACACTTGTGTGGAGCATGTGTGCACAATGTCAGAGCTCAAAGACTTGCTTCAGGAGATGGACCGACGCTATTTCCTTCTTCAGGATTTGCGCTGGGAATTCTCTGTGCTTGACAGGGAGGGCAAGGACACCATCACAATAGAGCAGGCTAG ATGGCTTACACAAGCTGTACATGGCAAGTATTTTTCAAGGCGTAAGTGGGATCATTTCCTGAAAAGTCGACCAGTTCCTGAAAGCAGAATAGGATTTGCAGAAATTGAAGTATTGCTTTGTGAGCTGCCCAGCAGAGCATCCctagaggaggaagaaagattgCAGCAGCAAGAAGAGAAAG aaaaactctggagaAAAATTGAATTTGAGGAAGCTCTAAAACAAGAGAGGgaaaacatgaagaaagaaaaggaactagaaaaaaagaagaagataaag GCcaaggaagacaaagaagaagaaagaagaagagaggaag AGCAACGCACAAGGCTTGAGGAAGAAAAACTACGAATTGAACAAGAAAAG aaaggagaaaaagagaaggacaaCAATCTGGACATATTAAGAGAG GAAGCTGAGAAGGCAGAAAAAGAAGCCAGTGACAGACTGCAAGACGTAACAAGACGAAAGAGAGGAGCTAGtgacaaagagagaagagaattgGAGGATGAAGAGAAGAGACTTCATAAAGTTGCCAAAG aaaacaaacacaagcgtATTCGCATCCAGCTCAAAGTGGCTATCAAGTCACAGGAAAAGTTCCAGCTCGAGTACTCCATTAAAGAGTTTCAAAAAGCTGAACTGTCAGATGATGACATGGACTTAGAAAAAGCTGTGCAACTCTTGCGGAAAATTTCTGCTAAAGATG GTCTACACCAGGCAATGAACAAGCGGGAAATCACAGAGCTAGAGAGAGCCATGGCCTTTGTCCGGGAACATGGATACCATGCAGAccttgaaaaagaaatggcaaGTGCTGGTCATCTTCTAGGCCGGTTGAAACGATTAGAACGCATCAGGCATGAAATCTTGGAGCTGAAACAGTCAACTGTGGCTGAGATCAGAAGCTACACTAATCCTCCACCAGTGGTGCACAGCGTGATGACAGCAGTCTTCCTTCTCTTGGGTCACAAGGAGAAGGAGACAAAG GACTGGAAAGCTGTGCAGGCTCTGGTGGGAAAAACTGGAAAGGAGAGTCTGAAGCGCCGGTGTCTGGAGCTGAAGAGTGACTCTCTCACTGACAATATCGTGCAGCGTGCTAAGGCACTGCTGGAAAAGTTTGCACTTGATGAAGTTCGTGACATTTCAGCTGGTGCAGCAACTTTCTATGTGTGG GCAACAGCCACCATTGAAGATTTTCTGGACAGAGGAGACAAGGGAGAGAGCACTCCTGAAGTGTGA
- the LOC112574308 gene encoding trichohyalin-like isoform X1 — protein sequence MGEITVVDDKQILQNVFYQYETECKGELTPIQVQTLHSDMRIGGLSFEQVTAAIQYTCVEHVCTMSELKDLLQEMDRRYFLLQDLRWEFSVLDREGKDTITIEQARWLTQAVHGKYFSRRKWDHFLKSRPVPESRIGFAEIEVLLCELPSRASLEEEERLQQQEEKEKLWRKIEFEEALKQERENMKKEKELEKKKKIKAKEDKEEERRREEEQRTRLEEEKLRIEQEKKKGEKEKDNNLDILREEAEKAEKEASDRLQDVTRRKRGASDKERRELEDEEKRLHKVAKENKHKRIRIQLKVAIKSQEKFQLEYSIKEFQKAELSDDDMDLEKAVQLLRKISAKDGLHQAMNKREITELERAMAFVREHGYHADLEKEMASAGHLLGRLKRLERIRHEILELKQSTVAEIRSYTNPPPVVHSVMTAVFLLLGHKEKETKDWKAVQALVGKTGKESLKRRCLELKSDSLTDNIVQRAKALLEKFALDEVRDISAGAATFYVWATATIEDFLDRGDKGESTPEV from the exons ATGGGAGAGATCACTGTGGTAGACGACAAGCAAAtcttacaaaatgtattttatcaatATGAAACCGAGTGCAAAGGAGAGCTAACTCCAATCCAGGTCCAGACACTTCATAGTGACATGAGAATAGGTGGCCTCAGTTTTGAGCAG GTAACTGCAGCCATCCAATACACTTGTGTGGAGCATGTGTGCACAATGTCAGAGCTCAAAGACTTGCTTCAGGAGATGGACCGACGCTATTTCCTTCTTCAGGATTTGCGCTGGGAATTCTCTGTGCTTGACAGGGAGGGCAAGGACACCATCACAATAGAGCAGGCTAG ATGGCTTACACAAGCTGTACATGGCAAGTATTTTTCAAGGCGTAAGTGGGATCATTTCCTGAAAAGTCGACCAGTTCCTGAAAGCAGAATAGGATTTGCAGAAATTGAAGTATTGCTTTGTGAGCTGCCCAGCAGAGCATCCctagaggaggaagaaagattgCAGCAGCAAGAAGAGAAAG aaaaactctggagaAAAATTGAATTTGAGGAAGCTCTAAAACAAGAGAGGgaaaacatgaagaaagaaaaggaactagaaaaaaagaagaagataaag GCcaaggaagacaaagaagaagaaagaagaagagaggaag AGCAACGCACAAGGCTTGAGGAAGAAAAACTACGAATTGAACAAGAAAAG aagaaaggagaaaaagagaaggacaaCAATCTGGACATATTAAGAGAG GAAGCTGAGAAGGCAGAAAAAGAAGCCAGTGACAGACTGCAAGACGTAACAAGACGAAAGAGAGGAGCTAGtgacaaagagagaagagaattgGAGGATGAAGAGAAGAGACTTCATAAAGTTGCCAAAG aaaacaaacacaagcgtATTCGCATCCAGCTCAAAGTGGCTATCAAGTCACAGGAAAAGTTCCAGCTCGAGTACTCCATTAAAGAGTTTCAAAAAGCTGAACTGTCAGATGATGACATGGACTTAGAAAAAGCTGTGCAACTCTTGCGGAAAATTTCTGCTAAAGATG GTCTACACCAGGCAATGAACAAGCGGGAAATCACAGAGCTAGAGAGAGCCATGGCCTTTGTCCGGGAACATGGATACCATGCAGAccttgaaaaagaaatggcaaGTGCTGGTCATCTTCTAGGCCGGTTGAAACGATTAGAACGCATCAGGCATGAAATCTTGGAGCTGAAACAGTCAACTGTGGCTGAGATCAGAAGCTACACTAATCCTCCACCAGTGGTGCACAGCGTGATGACAGCAGTCTTCCTTCTCTTGGGTCACAAGGAGAAGGAGACAAAG GACTGGAAAGCTGTGCAGGCTCTGGTGGGAAAAACTGGAAAGGAGAGTCTGAAGCGCCGGTGTCTGGAGCTGAAGAGTGACTCTCTCACTGACAATATCGTGCAGCGTGCTAAGGCACTGCTGGAAAAGTTTGCACTTGATGAAGTTCGTGACATTTCAGCTGGTGCAGCAACTTTCTATGTGTGG GCAACAGCCACCATTGAAGATTTTCTGGACAGAGGAGACAAGGGAGAGAGCACTCCTGAAGTGTGA